ATATAGAATAAATTGGAGGATCATTCGTACTGAACGCCCGTCATTGAATCGGTATCATCTAAAGCCTGTAAGTTGGTGTATTGTTAGAAAATGGCATCACCGTGGTTTTGTTAACTTAAGTCGATCTTAATCCTTTGAGCCTGTATGAAAACGTATTGGTTAACTTTTCTTGGCTGTCTGTTCGTTTCGTTGCCGCTAAAGGCGCAGAATAATCAGCCAAAGCAGATAAGAACAAATGTGCCGCTGGATTCCATTCGCCTGAGCGACCCGGCTATTCTGGCCGATCGCCAAACCAATATGTATTATATGACCGGTACGGGAGGTATGCTTTGGAAAAGTAAAAATCTGAACCTATGGGATGGTCCTTACAAGGTTGCCCAAACCGATCCGAACTCGTGGATGGGTCCCAATCCGATGATTTGGGCTGCCGAAATTCACCCCTATAAAAACAAGTACTATTACTTTGCTACGTTCACCAACCGGGCTGTCATGATTGACACCGTCAAAGGTAGGGCTATTGAACGACGGGCCTGTCATGTACTGGTCAGCAATAAACCCGATGGGCCGTATGTGCCTATGCAGGATGCGACGTATCTGCCTGCTAATATGCCTACGCTGGATGGAACGTTATGGGTCGATAAAAACGGGAAGCCATATCTGGTATATTGCTACGAATGGTTGCAAAACCTGAATGGGACTATCGAAACGATTGAACTAAAGCCCGATTTAAGTGGTACTGTTGGTAAAGCCAAAGTACTGTTTCGGGCCAGCGATTCGCCCTGGAGTCGGGAGAAGGACGAAGTGGGCAACGACAAACCGAATAAAGTTACGGACGGGCCTTACCTGTTTCAGACCAAAACCGGACGGCTGGGAATGATCTGGACCAGTTGGATTTATGACGTGTATACCCAGGGGGTAGCCTATTCAAAAAGCGGTACGCTGGATGGGCCCTGGATACAGGAAAAAGAGCCGATTACCCCGCCAAACTATGGGCATGGGATGTTGTTTCGTACGCTGGATGGCAAGCTGCTCCTATCCATGCATAGTCATAAGAGTGTAAACGGCCGGACGGTTCGGGTGCCGCATCTGTTCGAAGCCGATTTGTCGGGTGATAAGCTGGTTATTGGTAAACCGTATTTGCCAGCAGATTAGGGGTATGTAATTGATTCGCTATGGCAACAACTGTTACCAGTCAGTGCTTTGGTGGGTTTACGAACACCTTTGCCTGCTTGGCGGTTAGGCTAGATAAGGCTAAGTAATTTTCTTTACTTTTCACGAAACATGATTGAACAGGTTACGTTTTATCTGGGGATGGTGCTGGTAATGATATTTCTGATCATTCTGGCTCAGCGAATACAGGTTGCCTATCCGGTATTGCTGGTTGTGGCGGGGCTCGCCATTAGTTTTATGCCGGGCATACCCGTCCTCAACATGGACCCTGAGTTGATCTTCATCATCTTTTTGCCACCGCTCCTGTACGAAGCCGCCTGGTCGACCTCGTGGAAAGAGTTGTGGAAATGGCGACGGATAATTCTCTCGTTTGCTATTCTGGTTGTCTTTGTCACGGCCTTCAGTGTATCTCTGATTGCTTATCGTTTTATTCCTGGCTTTACCCTGGCACTGGGCTTTTTGCTGGGCGGAATCGTGTCGCCCCCGGATGCGGTGAGTGCAGGAGCCATCATGAAATTTGTTAAGGTACCTAAGCGCCTGTCGTCGATTCTGGAGGGCGAAAGCCTGTTGAACGATGCCTCTTCACTGATTATTTTTCAGTTTGCCGTGATCGCCGTTTCGACCGGAGAATTTGTGGTGCAGGATGCGCTGTTAACGTTTTTGTGGATGGTATTTGGGGGTGTCGGTATCGGTTTGCTGGTTGGGTGGCTACTGATGAAGGTCCATAGATGGCTTCCCGATCATGTCGATATTCATCAGGTGTTTTCTATTCTTGGTCCCTATGCCATGTATATAGGCGCCGAAGAAGCGCACAGTTCAGGGGTACTGGCGACGGTAAGCGGAGGGCTGCTGATGTCGTACCACCGTTTCAGTTTTTTAAATGGCCAGACTCGCATACGGGGCTATAATTTCTGGAGTACCGTTTCCTTCATTCTGAACGGACTTGTGTTTGTGCTGATTGGGCTGGACTTGCCGCAAATTGTTTCAGGGCTTGGGCAAACCAGCCTTGGCGAAGCCATTGGATATGGAGTACTTATTACAGTGACCTTAGTGGTAGTCCGGATTTTATCCTGCTACGGGGCCGTCATTACCACGCTCATTATGCGGAACTTCATTACCGTGGCCGATACAGGTAATCCGGGCTGGAAAACGCCTTTGCTACTGGGCTGGACAGGTATGCGTGGTGTGGTCTCGCTGGCTGCTGCCTTATCGATTCCTATCCGTCTTGCTGATGGTACACCGTTTCCACAACGAGACCTTATTCTCTTCATCACGTTTGTTGTCATTTTTCTGACACTTGTAGTTCAGGGACTTACGTTGCCCTTCTTTATCCGGAAATTTGGGTTTACCGAGCAGGATTATACCAAACCTGAGGAGAAGGTCGATGCCTTTATTGAAAAGGAGTTTGCGGCACTGGCCCTGCAATACATGCGCGAAAATCTGAGCGAGGCTGAACTGGCCCAGCCCGTTTATCAGAAACTAATGAAAGCCAGCGCTTACCGACTGTCGTCCGAAGGAACATCGGCTTTCAGTGAACCCATCAAAGAATTGTATCGGCATATTCTGGACCGGCAACGGCGATGGCTGGTTGAAAAAAACCGAACGACCATGACCCTCGATGAAGACATTGTCCGCAAGCACCTCTACTACCTGGATCATGAAGAGGAACGGTTACTTTTGCGTTGAAGCCAATCTGTTTAGCTGACTACCGCTTCCTTATTGTATTTCGTTTTATAGTCGATCGGCGCCATACCCGTAATTTTTCGGAATACTTCCCGAAACGCTTTTGCCTCCGAATAGCCAACTTCATACATAACCTCATTGATGGTTTTTCGCGTGGATTTGAGCGCTTTTTGGGGCGATTCAATTTTGACCCGTTGAGCATATTCAATGGCTGTATTGTCGGTTGTTTTTATAAAGCGTCGGTCAAAATTTCGTCGGCCTACAGCAACTAGACTGGAGAGATACGCTATGGATATTTTTCCTGTAGATTACTTTCTGTGTAGTCCTGCGCCTTTCTAACTACCTCATCGCCATGCTGTTTCTGGCCGGTAAAGATGGTAAGGGCTGACTGGCTTTGCCGGTCGATCTCGATCTGAAAGAGCTTGGTGCAGTAAATGGCGGTTTGACCGGTTGCAGCTTCACTTTGGGGAACGCCTGTCGGAACGTGTCGGCAGCCGCCCAATGGGTAGAGCACGTTTTACCGTCGAGTAAACCAGCCGACGCCAGCATAAAGGCCCCATACAGATGCTGGCTATTTCAGTCCCGTTTTTATACTGCTTGACAATCCAGTCAATCAGCGGCTCATTACCCGTTGTGGCTTGTTGCGCATTGTGATTCAATGGTGGAATAAGGATGAGATTGGTTTTCTCCAGCGCTCCAATATGTGTGTGTGGTGGTTCCACCGTAAACAAATAGTCCTCAAAATCTACGGATGGCGAAATACCCGCTAAAACGACGGTGAACTAGTCGGTTCGACCGATTGCCTTCCAGTAGGCGTTTGCTTCGGTGAACAATTCATATGCCCCAACAATACTACTTAGGTTTTGCTGACCGTCGGGTACAACTATGGTAATGTGTTTCACGGCCTTTTTAAGGCAAAAAACCTGGAAAAATGTCCAGATCAACCCATTACAAAGTCCATTTTACACCCTCTTACTCCTCAATTTCGCCACTAGTTTTGCCTGTTCATTTTTTCTAATTACATCTAAAAACAACAATACGATGACTTCTTCTGATTTTACGGTTACCCTCCTCGTTGACCAAGACCCGGAAATTGTGTTTGCTGCTGTCAATAACGTAGCTGGCTGGTGGACAGAAAATGTTGAAGGTGATTCGCATCATCTAAACGATGCATTTGAGGTGCGCTTCGGCGACGTACATTATTCCCGACAGCAACTAATCGAGTTTATTCCGGCCCAACAAGTTGTGTGGCTTATTACCGATAGTCAGCTTAGTTTCATCAGCGATAAAAGTGAGTGGACAGGAACTCGTGTTGTTTTTGATATCACTGAAAATGGCGGACAAACGCAGCTTCGCTTTACTCACCAGGGCTTGAAGCCTGAGATCGAATGCTATGGCGCGTGCTCGAATGCCTGGGGTGGTTATATCCGAAATAGCCTCTTCAATTTGATCACTACAGGCCAAGGACAGCCAGACTGGAAAGTAGAAACGGAATTCTAGCCATAAATGAAGTATAACCATGAAAAAACTGGAAGGGAAAAAGCGGTAGTTATTGGCCGTAGTCGTGGTACGGGGCTGGCAATCACGAATGCCTGGTTGAGGAAGGGGCTAATCTGTTGGTTGTGGCCCGAAACGGAACTTCTTTAGCGGCAGTGGTCTGCATTTGTTGGACTGAGGTACATTCAGCATCAATTGGAATACAGATGTAAAAGCTGCTTTTGATATAGCCCATCATGCCCTGACAGCACCCGTTAAACCCGGTATGTTAATCATTTTTATTGCGAGGGGAGCCGCCCTGTTCGGCTCCCCGATTTCGGGTGGGTACGCAGGCTCAAAACGAACGCAGCGATTTCTCGCTAACTACGCACAAGAAGCCTCGAATCGGCTGAATCCAGGGCTGCGCTTTCTGGCCTTTGCTTCCCTGCGATTGATGGAGGGGACAGGAGTGGGTGAGGTAGTTATTCCGGCTTATGCCGCCTACAGTGGCATTTCGGAAACCGATTTTAAAGCCCGCATGAGACTGGCTCAGTCGAAAGAAGAGGTGGCAGAACATGTAGTTTCCATGGCCAATAGACCTCCTCAACTGGACGAAGCAAATGCCTGGTTTATTACACAAAAGGGTTACTGACTGAGCCAAAACTGAGGGAGCAAATGGGTATTTAAGTTGGTGAGACGCTCTATCTAATAGGATACACGTACTATTTTACTAATATTGAGCCGACACGAATAAAGGTAGCAAGGAGTAACCATGAACGTGAAACCACAAGAATTGATTTCACTGGGGTATCACATGGACCAGGAGCTTGACCATAGTGAACTGGTACCGTTTGTGAAAACGAATTTGAAACGGATAAACCCGGTTTCTATTTTTTATTGGGGTTTTAATATCGTCGTCGTTGTTGCGCTGATCTTTTTTCTTATTCAGGAAAAGCGATTACCTGTATCGGAAGCGATTACGAAACTGTTTCTAGGGGTTTTTATTTTCTTTGTTATCCTATTGCCTATTCATGAACTGATACATGGATTCTTTTATAAGGTCGCTGGTGCGCAGAACGTACAGTTTACGGCACACTGGCGAACGCTTGTTTTTTATTGCTTAGCCGATAACTTTGTTGCCGATGCTAAATCGTTTTTAGTGGTTGCGCTCACCCCATTTCTTATGATCAATTCGGGGTTGATTGCAATGCTGTTTTTTGTATCGCCGGCCTTATTTTACACCTTGTTCGGTGCACTACTTTTGCATACGGGTGGTTGCTTTGGCGACTTTGGGTTGGTAAGTTATTTTTATGAAAACAGGCAGAGAAAGCCTGTAACGTATGACGATGCGCAGGCGAAAAAATCATATTTTCTTTTACGACCAGCTTAAAGCGGATAAATTGTATGCGTATGATCAATACGGCTCGCAAACGCCAAACAAACCTGGCCAAGTCAGTAATGGCTTTGATTACCGTATGCCTGTTAGTCTGTTTTTTTGGGACAAAAACTGTGGCACAGCCGAAAAAGCAAATGGTTAGGCTGGCAAAGATTAATGTTGACCCTTCGCAGCTCGAAAGGTATAACGCAGCCTTGAAAGAGCAAATGGCTACCGCTATTCGTGTTGAACCGGGGGTGTTAACCTACTATGCGGTAGCGGATAAAAACGATCCGGCACACATCACCATCCTCGAAATATATGCCGACACAGCCGCTTATAAGGCACATATTACGACTCCTCATTTTACGAAATACAAGGATACCGTAAAGGATATGGTGAAGTCTCTGGAACTGGTTGATGTTACACTACTGGGTTCTGCTAAAAAGCCGGGTATGTAATCCGTACATCACGATCTCATCAAAGTCCGGCTTCTTACAGTACCTTATCGGGCGTAATGGGTAACTCCCGAACCCGTTTGCCGGTGGCGTTGAAAACAGCGTTGGCTACAGCGGCTGCCACGCCCACAATCCCCACTTCGCCAATGCCTTTCACTCCCAGCGTGTTGACTTGTTTATCGTTCTCATTAATAAAGATAGCGTCCAGATGGCCTATGTCGAGGTTGGCCGGGACGTGATAATCGGCTAATGAACGGGTTACGAAATTGCCCCAGCGCGGATCAACAACCGACTCTTCCGTCAGGGCCATGCCGATGCCCCAGACGTTGCCACCGATGATCTGCGAACGAGCCGTTTTGGGATTCAGAATCTTTCCCGCCCCCGTTACGGCCAGAAACCGATTGACACGTATCATACCTGTCGATTTGTTAACGGCCACCTCCGCAAAATTGGCGTTAAAACTATGAGCTGAAAAGTCTTCGGCATTTTCGGGTGGCTTGCTGTCAACGCGTGTCTGGTAGTCGCTCAATTTCTCGGATCGCATCAACTGTGCGGCTGTCGGACGAACAAAAAATTGCTTGCCCGATTTGGTCAGTAGCTCCTGCGTAATCTTCTCACAGGCATCATTCACCGCGTTGGCGTAGCTGGCAGCGCCCACCGAACCTACAGCCCCCGCAGCGGGAGGCAGATCGGAATCGCCAATTTTTACCTTCACATGCTGAACGGCTAATCCCAACGCATCGGCGGCCGTTTGCGTCAGGATGGTGTACGTGCCCGTACCCAGATCGGCAGCCGCCAGTTCAATAGTGGCGGTTACGGTTTCACCCGCTCGGGTTAGCTTGACGGAAGCCGAGGTTGGACGCTGATGAGCCGGGTATGTTCCGGCCGATACACCATACCCAATCCAGTAATTGCCCTGTGAATTCTGGCGGGGTTCGGGTTTGCGTTTTTCCCACCCAAAGGCTTTTGCTCCTTCGCGCAGACATTGTACTGTAGTCCGTGACGACCAGGGCTTGCCATTGGATGGATCGCGTTCCGGTTCGTTTTTAATTCGAAACGCAATCGGGTCCATTTTCAGCTTATAGGCTAGCTCGTCCATCGCTGATTCGAGGGCAAAACTGCCGGTCGATTTGCCGGGGCCACGGGTGTAGGTCGGTACAATCAGATTCATGGGCGCTACCCGATACGTGATGAGCGAGTTGGGTGTGTCGTACATGATTTTTGAGCAGTCTCCACAGGGCTCGACAAACTCATCGTTGATGGCGCAGTGCGTTGTAATCTCATGGGCCAGAGCCGTTAGCTTGCCATCGGCAGTAGCTGCCAGACTCACTTTCTGGCGATTGTGTTGCCGTAGGCCTACGGAGTTGACCATCTGCTGACGAGTAAGCGCAAGCTTGACCGGACGATTGACCTGTTTAGCCGCTACAGCCGCCAGCGCCAGATTTGCCCATTGTCCCCCCTTCGAGCCAAACCCACCCCCAATGTAGGGCGATACGATACGCACCTGATCGGGCTTCAGATTCAGGGTAGCGGCTGCTGCACTTTGCGCACCGTTTACAATCTGGGCACTGCTGTATAAGGTCACCTTGTCGCCGTCCCATTCGGCAATAGCCGCGTGGGGTTCCATGGGGTGATGGTGTTCGATGGGCGTTTCATAGACCTCTTCGACTTTGTAAGTAGCCTGGCCGAGTGCAGCCTGTACATCGCCCCGTTTGGCATCGGCTTTCTCTTTATCCTTTGGCATGCGAGCCTGATCGGCTACTTTATCGAAGTCGACTTTGGGCTCTTTTTTGTCATACGTAACGTTGATGAGCCGCGAGGCATAGCGTGCCTGCTCGAACGTTTCGGCCACTACGATGCCAATATTTTGCCCAAAGAACTCAACCGCTGGACTTTGCAGCAGAGCTCCTCCGCGCAATCCGCCCTTGACGTTTAGTTTTGGCGCGTTCTTGTGGGTGATAACGGCCAGTACACCGGGTGCTTTTTCGGCGCTAGTACTGTCGATCTCCCGAATGGTTCCAGCAGCAATGGTACTTTTGAACAGAATGGCATAGGCCGGATTTGTTACCGGATGATCCATCGAATACGGCGCTTTGCCGGTTACCTTGGCTATACCATCGATACGACTAATCGGGGAGCCGACTGCTTTATTCGTGTCCTTCATGAGATTGTTGATTGCTTCGTGGTCATTGATTGAAAAAAACGAATGGCCACCAATGAGGTCGTAGGTAATTGACGATCAATGACTAATATTATATTTTGCCGCCTTTCATGGCCATTTGTAGAGCCAGAACGATACTCCGGTTGCCGAGCTCTACTTTGAACGCATTGTGGGCCAGGGGTTTGGCTTCGGCCATGACAGCGTCAGCCGCCTGTTTGAAATTCGCTTCGGTTGCTTCCTTGCCTACCAGCATCGTTTCTGCTTTCAGGGCTCGCCAGGGCTTGTGAGCTACGCCACCCATCGCAATACGGGCCTGCTTAATGGTGTTGCCTTCTGTTTCCAAAGCGGCTGCAACCGATACCAGCGCAAAGGCATAGGAGGCCCGGTCACGAACTTTGAGGTAGTACGATTTATCTGCGAATCGATTCTGAGGCAATTCAATCGCTGTGATCAGTTCACCATGTACCAAGTTCGTATCTTTTTCAGGCTGGTTATCGGGTAGTCGATGAAAATCCAAAATAGGAATCCGTCGTTCCTGACCACCTGCATTTCGAACAATGATCACTGCATCCAGAGCCGCCAGCGCTACGGCCATATCGGAGGGATAAACAGCTACGCATTGGTCTGACCAGCCAAAAATGGCGTGCATCCGGTTTATGCCGTCTTTGGCTCCACAGCCTGTTCCCGGCTCACGTTTGTTGCAAGGCATAGCCACTTCATAGAAGTAGGGGCAGCGCGTTCGTTGCAGCAGGTTGCCTCCGTTGGTTGCCATGTTTCGTAGTTGCCCCGATGCACCTGCCAGAATCGCCTGGGTTAGCAATGGGTAATGCTGGCGAATCAATGGATGGTTGGCTGCATCGGTGTTTTTACCCAGTCCGCCAAGGGTAACTCCATCTTTATTGGTCCCACTGGCAATGGATTTAATATCGGTTAGGCCTAGTTCGGAAATGTCGATCAGGGTGCTGGGGCGTTCTACATCTTCCTTCATCAGATCCAGCAAATTAGTACCACCAGCGAGGAATCTGGCGTTCGGATTCTGGCTCAGCAGCCTGATGGCCGATGTAACATCGGTGGCTCGGGTATAGGTAAAAGGTCGCATTGGATTGAGGTCAAGTATTAAACCGAGCGGAAAATCTGTTCGACAGGCTTACCATTATAAACTTCCTGAATTGCAGCCACTATATTCGGGTAGGCTCCACATCGGCAGATATTTCCCGACATCCGCTCCCGAATTTCTTCGTTTGATAGTTTCGCCGGACCTGTTGTTTGGCGAACGTTTTCGGTGACGTAACTAACCTGGCCTTTCTTCGCTTCATCCAGCATGGCGACAGCTGAACAAATCTGACCGGGCGTACAGAAACCACATTGAAATCCGTCGTGCTTCAGAAAGGCTTCCTGCATGGGATGTAACTTATCGTTCTGGGCCAGGCCCTCAATGGTCTGTACGGTTTTGCCTTCGCAGGAGGCCGTCAGCGTCAGGCAGGATAGCACCCGATGCCCATTCACCATCACCGTACAGGCTCCGCATTGGCCGTGGTCGCAACCTTTTTTTGAGCCAGTCAGGTCCAGCCGTTCGCGTAGCGCATCCAGTAACGTCATGCGCGAATCGACGGTGAGTTTTCGGGCTGTACCGTTGACCTTAAACGATACATTGACCGCGTTATCGAGGCTGACCGGGGCCAGTTCAGTTGGTGAAGGAGCGTTTGATGGACGAGTCAATAGCTGTTCGGCTACGGCCGATTGAGCTGCCAGGATTCCACCGCCGGCCAGCGTCATGAGTTTGAGGAAATGCCGACGATTGACACCTGTATCGAGAATTTCGTTCAGGTCTTCGGGCATCAGGTCAGCAAACAGTCGCTTTTCGTCTTCTGTCAGTTCGGGAGATTCGTGTTCATCCATCAGAATTGGATCGTTAGGGAGTTGGTATCGGCCATTTCGTTGGGTTAGAACCAGGGCTCAGATGATCAACGACTAAAACCCACCGTTAGGGTATATTGTTCTACTCGTTTATCAGGTTGGCAATGGCAGATATATCTACCCGTCGGTTATTAGAAATCGAGCGGTACGTGCATTTTACAGATGGCTACTCAATCCAGTGTAGCCTAAGCTCCTGACCTATGAAACGGACCATCCCAATTGAGTCGATTCGGAATGTGGCAGCCTCGTTGCTGATGCTGTCGGTGAATGTGTCGTTTGCCCAGTCGGCAAGCCATACCCTTCGCATTATTCATCCCTTAAGTCTGGAACAGGTTCGGG
This window of the Spirosoma aerolatum genome carries:
- a CDS encoding DUF3267 domain-containing protein: MNVKPQELISLGYHMDQELDHSELVPFVKTNLKRINPVSIFYWGFNIVVVVALIFFLIQEKRLPVSEAITKLFLGVFIFFVILLPIHELIHGFFYKVAGAQNVQFTAHWRTLVFYCLADNFVADAKSFLVVALTPFLMINSGLIAMLFFVSPALFYTLFGALLLHTGGCFGDFGLVSYFYENRQRKPVTYDDAQAKKSYFLLRPA
- a CDS encoding xanthine dehydrogenase family protein molybdopterin-binding subunit, with the protein product MKDTNKAVGSPISRIDGIAKVTGKAPYSMDHPVTNPAYAILFKSTIAAGTIREIDSTSAEKAPGVLAVITHKNAPKLNVKGGLRGGALLQSPAVEFFGQNIGIVVAETFEQARYASRLINVTYDKKEPKVDFDKVADQARMPKDKEKADAKRGDVQAALGQATYKVEEVYETPIEHHHPMEPHAAIAEWDGDKVTLYSSAQIVNGAQSAAAATLNLKPDQVRIVSPYIGGGFGSKGGQWANLALAAVAAKQVNRPVKLALTRQQMVNSVGLRQHNRQKVSLAATADGKLTALAHEITTHCAINDEFVEPCGDCSKIMYDTPNSLITYRVAPMNLIVPTYTRGPGKSTGSFALESAMDELAYKLKMDPIAFRIKNEPERDPSNGKPWSSRTTVQCLREGAKAFGWEKRKPEPRQNSQGNYWIGYGVSAGTYPAHQRPTSASVKLTRAGETVTATIELAAADLGTGTYTILTQTAADALGLAVQHVKVKIGDSDLPPAAGAVGSVGAASYANAVNDACEKITQELLTKSGKQFFVRPTAAQLMRSEKLSDYQTRVDSKPPENAEDFSAHSFNANFAEVAVNKSTGMIRVNRFLAVTGAGKILNPKTARSQIIGGNVWGIGMALTEESVVDPRWGNFVTRSLADYHVPANLDIGHLDAIFINENDKQVNTLGVKGIGEVGIVGVAAAVANAVFNATGKRVRELPITPDKVL
- a CDS encoding FAD binding domain-containing protein; protein product: MRPFTYTRATDVTSAIRLLSQNPNARFLAGGTNLLDLMKEDVERPSTLIDISELGLTDIKSIASGTNKDGVTLGGLGKNTDAANHPLIRQHYPLLTQAILAGASGQLRNMATNGGNLLQRTRCPYFYEVAMPCNKREPGTGCGAKDGINRMHAIFGWSDQCVAVYPSDMAVALAALDAVIIVRNAGGQERRIPILDFHRLPDNQPEKDTNLVHGELITAIELPQNRFADKSYYLKVRDRASYAFALVSVAAALETEGNTIKQARIAMGGVAHKPWRALKAETMLVGKEATEANFKQAADAVMAEAKPLAHNAFKVELGNRSIVLALQMAMKGGKI
- a CDS encoding Na+/H+ antiporter, encoding MIEQVTFYLGMVLVMIFLIILAQRIQVAYPVLLVVAGLAISFMPGIPVLNMDPELIFIIFLPPLLYEAAWSTSWKELWKWRRIILSFAILVVFVTAFSVSLIAYRFIPGFTLALGFLLGGIVSPPDAVSAGAIMKFVKVPKRLSSILEGESLLNDASSLIIFQFAVIAVSTGEFVVQDALLTFLWMVFGGVGIGLLVGWLLMKVHRWLPDHVDIHQVFSILGPYAMYIGAEEAHSSGVLATVSGGLLMSYHRFSFLNGQTRIRGYNFWSTVSFILNGLVFVLIGLDLPQIVSGLGQTSLGEAIGYGVLITVTLVVVRILSCYGAVITTLIMRNFITVADTGNPGWKTPLLLGWTGMRGVVSLAAALSIPIRLADGTPFPQRDLILFITFVVIFLTLVVQGLTLPFFIRKFGFTEQDYTKPEEKVDAFIEKEFAALALQYMRENLSEAELAQPVYQKLMKASAYRLSSEGTSAFSEPIKELYRHILDRQRRWLVEKNRTTMTLDEDIVRKHLYYLDHEEERLLLR
- a CDS encoding putative quinol monooxygenase — encoded protein: MRMINTARKRQTNLAKSVMALITVCLLVCFFGTKTVAQPKKQMVRLAKINVDPSQLERYNAALKEQMATAIRVEPGVLTYYAVADKNDPAHITILEIYADTAAYKAHITTPHFTKYKDTVKDMVKSLELVDVTLLGSAKKPGM
- a CDS encoding helix-turn-helix domain-containing protein — encoded protein: MSIAYLSSLVAVGRRNFDRRFIKTTDNTAIEYAQRVKIESPQKALKSTRKTINEVMYEVGYSEAKAFREVFRKITGMAPIDYKTKYNKEAVVS
- a CDS encoding glycoside hydrolase family 43 protein, producing the protein MKTYWLTFLGCLFVSLPLKAQNNQPKQIRTNVPLDSIRLSDPAILADRQTNMYYMTGTGGMLWKSKNLNLWDGPYKVAQTDPNSWMGPNPMIWAAEIHPYKNKYYYFATFTNRAVMIDTVKGRAIERRACHVLVSNKPDGPYVPMQDATYLPANMPTLDGTLWVDKNGKPYLVYCYEWLQNLNGTIETIELKPDLSGTVGKAKVLFRASDSPWSREKDEVGNDKPNKVTDGPYLFQTKTGRLGMIWTSWIYDVYTQGVAYSKSGTLDGPWIQEKEPITPPNYGHGMLFRTLDGKLLLSMHSHKSVNGRTVRVPHLFEADLSGDKLVIGKPYLPAD
- a CDS encoding 2Fe-2S iron-sulfur cluster-binding protein translates to MDEHESPELTEDEKRLFADLMPEDLNEILDTGVNRRHFLKLMTLAGGGILAAQSAVAEQLLTRPSNAPSPTELAPVSLDNAVNVSFKVNGTARKLTVDSRMTLLDALRERLDLTGSKKGCDHGQCGACTVMVNGHRVLSCLTLTASCEGKTVQTIEGLAQNDKLHPMQEAFLKHDGFQCGFCTPGQICSAVAMLDEAKKGQVSYVTENVRQTTGPAKLSNEEIRERMSGNICRCGAYPNIVAAIQEVYNGKPVEQIFRSV
- a CDS encoding SRPBCC family protein, encoding MTSSDFTVTLLVDQDPEIVFAAVNNVAGWWTENVEGDSHHLNDAFEVRFGDVHYSRQQLIEFIPAQQVVWLITDSQLSFISDKSEWTGTRVVFDITENGGQTQLRFTHQGLKPEIECYGACSNAWGGYIRNSLFNLITTGQGQPDWKVETEF